A single Thermosynechococcus vestitus BP-1 DNA region contains:
- a CDS encoding serine hydrolase yields MMFFQVHPHLTDLVIRTLQATWQQFPWLGQEDIALTLLVYPPPIPVNTGGALTAAEFWQYLIPGAHYRGDVPMYPASVVKLFYLVACHEWLHSGMLQPDAELERAMRDMIVDSSNDATSLVVDMLTGTTSGPVLPPEPFRTWQYQRNIVNRYFQSLGWPELTQINVNQKTWCEGPYGREQEFVGRDRQNANRLTTNATAKLIHSIVGGVAVSASASQGMMELMERSLDPELLAQDPENQVQGFLGEGLPPGAKLWSKAGLTSWVRHDAAYIELPDRCPYTLVVFMENSTASKNTEVLPFISRQIASGIPTLEGAGVL; encoded by the coding sequence ATGATGTTTTTTCAAGTTCATCCCCACCTCACGGATTTGGTGATCCGTACCCTGCAGGCCACATGGCAACAGTTTCCTTGGCTGGGGCAGGAGGATATTGCCCTGACCTTACTGGTGTACCCACCACCGATTCCCGTCAATACCGGCGGAGCACTGACGGCAGCAGAGTTTTGGCAGTACTTGATTCCCGGCGCTCACTATCGCGGCGATGTGCCCATGTACCCGGCCAGTGTGGTGAAACTGTTTTATCTTGTGGCTTGTCATGAGTGGCTCCACAGTGGCATGCTCCAGCCCGATGCGGAATTGGAACGCGCCATGCGGGATATGATTGTGGATTCCAGCAACGATGCCACCAGCCTAGTGGTGGATATGCTCACGGGAACCACCAGTGGCCCAGTGCTGCCGCCGGAACCTTTTCGGACGTGGCAATACCAGCGCAATATCGTCAATCGCTATTTTCAGTCCTTGGGGTGGCCAGAACTAACGCAGATCAACGTGAATCAAAAAACATGGTGCGAGGGTCCCTATGGACGAGAGCAGGAATTTGTTGGGCGCGATCGCCAGAATGCCAATCGTCTAACAACCAATGCCACGGCCAAGTTAATCCACAGTATTGTTGGCGGTGTTGCGGTTTCTGCCAGCGCCAGTCAAGGGATGATGGAACTGATGGAGCGATCGCTCGATCCAGAGCTTTTGGCTCAGGATCCAGAAAACCAGGTCCAGGGGTTTTTGGGGGAAGGGCTACCTCCAGGGGCCAAGCTGTGGTCAAAGGCGGGACTCACCAGTTGGGTGCGCCATGATGCCGCCTATATTGAACTACCGGATCGCTGCCCCTATACCTTGGTGGTCTTTATGGAAAATTCCACTGCCAGTAAAAATACAGAGGTACTGCCCTTCATTTCCCGTCAGATTGCCAGTGGCATTCCCACCCTAGAGGGCGCCGGCGTACTGTAG
- the pyk gene encoding pyruvate kinase, which produces MSNQPLQRRTKIVATIGPAVSHPDKLRAIIQAGATTLRLNFSHGTHDDHQRSIRLIRQISYELGQPVGILQDLQGPKIRLGRFEHGSISLKRGDRFTLTSRPILGNQHISSITYPPLAQEVPAGATILLDDGRVEMLVEEVDKEAGELHCQVIVGGTLSNAKGVNFPGVYLSIKALTEKDREDLMFGLNQGVDWVALSFVRNPQDVLEIKELIANAGKQVPVIAKIEKHEAIEQMDAILSLCDGVMVARGDLGVELPAEDVPILQKRLIAAANRLGIPVITATQMLDSMVKSPRPTRAEISDVANAILDGTDAVMLSNETAMGEYPVEAVKMMATIAARIDNQPQLRQPPGAESTAVRSIPSAISQAVGQVAAQLHAKAIITQTKTGATARNVSKFRPQIPILAATPHIEVARRLQLVWGVEPLLTLDHPSMRESFQAAINAAQERGFLEEGDLVVMTAGTLQGVSGSTDMIKVELVTSVMGRGCGIGHGSVSGPARVVRQGMPVRTFNRGEILVAERTSAELVEVIRKAAGIITEEDSLTSHAAVLGLRLGIPVIVGVKNATRLIREGTILTMDVERGVVYSGARNGGERSPE; this is translated from the coding sequence ATGTCGAACCAGCCGTTGCAACGCCGCACCAAAATTGTCGCCACCATTGGTCCAGCAGTCAGTCACCCCGACAAATTGCGCGCCATTATTCAAGCGGGAGCAACCACCCTGCGTCTAAACTTTTCCCATGGCACCCATGACGATCACCAGCGCAGCATTCGCCTCATTCGCCAAATTTCCTATGAACTCGGGCAACCGGTGGGGATTTTGCAGGACTTGCAAGGCCCCAAGATTCGCCTTGGGCGGTTTGAGCATGGCTCCATTTCCCTCAAGCGGGGCGATCGCTTTACCCTCACGAGTCGCCCTATCCTGGGCAATCAGCACATTAGCTCAATTACCTATCCCCCCTTGGCCCAAGAGGTGCCCGCCGGTGCCACGATTTTGCTCGACGATGGCCGCGTGGAAATGCTCGTGGAAGAAGTGGATAAAGAGGCGGGGGAGCTCCATTGCCAAGTGATTGTTGGGGGTACCCTCTCCAATGCCAAGGGTGTGAACTTTCCGGGGGTTTACCTTTCGATTAAAGCCCTAACAGAGAAAGATCGCGAAGATCTGATGTTTGGCCTCAATCAAGGGGTGGATTGGGTGGCCCTCAGCTTCGTTCGCAATCCCCAAGATGTACTGGAGATCAAAGAACTGATTGCCAACGCTGGGAAGCAGGTGCCAGTCATTGCCAAAATCGAAAAGCACGAGGCGATCGAGCAGATGGATGCCATTCTCTCCCTCTGTGATGGCGTCATGGTGGCACGGGGTGATTTGGGGGTTGAATTGCCCGCCGAAGATGTACCGATTCTGCAAAAACGGCTGATCGCTGCTGCCAACCGCTTGGGCATTCCGGTCATTACGGCCACACAAATGCTCGACAGCATGGTGAAAAGCCCTCGTCCTACCCGGGCCGAGATTTCCGATGTCGCCAATGCCATTCTCGATGGCACTGATGCCGTGATGCTCTCCAATGAAACGGCGATGGGGGAATACCCCGTCGAGGCGGTCAAGATGATGGCCACCATTGCCGCCCGCATTGACAATCAACCTCAACTGCGGCAACCTCCCGGGGCTGAGTCTACGGCGGTGCGTTCTATTCCCAGTGCCATTAGTCAAGCGGTGGGACAGGTGGCGGCGCAGCTGCATGCCAAAGCGATCATTACCCAAACTAAAACAGGCGCAACGGCGCGGAATGTTTCCAAGTTTCGTCCCCAAATTCCTATTTTGGCGGCAACACCCCATATCGAAGTGGCCCGTCGCCTCCAGTTGGTCTGGGGCGTCGAACCGCTGCTGACATTGGATCATCCCTCGATGCGCGAATCCTTCCAGGCGGCGATTAATGCTGCCCAGGAGCGGGGCTTCCTTGAGGAGGGGGATCTGGTGGTCATGACGGCGGGCACCCTACAAGGGGTTTCTGGCTCCACGGATATGATCAAGGTGGAACTGGTTACCTCAGTGATGGGACGGGGTTGTGGCATTGGCCATGGATCTGTTAGTGGTCCTGCGCGGGTGGTACGCCAAGGGATGCCGGTGCGTACGTTTAATCGTGGGGAAATTTTGGTGGCTGAGCGCACCAGTGCTGAGTTGGTGGAAGTGATTCGCAAAGCGGCAGGCATTATTACCGAGGAGGACAGCCTCACAAGCCATGCCGCCGTCTTGGGGTTGCGGCTGGGTATTCCTGTGATTGTGGGCGTCAAAAATGCCACTCGCCTGATCCGTGAGGGCACCATTCTGACGATGGATGTGGAACGGGGCGTGGTTTATTCCGGTGCCCGCAATGGCGGCGAGCGATCGCCAGAGTAG
- a CDS encoding CobW family GTP-binding protein: MTTTLSHSSPKMQAEKHGLPVTIITGFLGSGKTTLLNHILTNQEGLKTAVLVNEFGEIGIDNQLLVSQDEGMVELSNGCICCTINNDLINAVYRVLERPDKVDYLVVETTGLADPLPVALTFLGTDLRDLTRLDSIITVVDAENFSLDLFNSSAAQSQIAYGDIILLNKADLVTEERLQELERRIHEMREGARIIRTVKAQVPLPLILSVGLFQSDRYFDPEHEHSEHDHDHEHDHGCDDHCDSDHHHHHHHSNHLEEDGFTSVSFQSDRPFELRKFQYFLDHQLPQSVFRAKGILWFKESPRRHVFHLSGKRFSLDDEEWKGDRKNQLVLIGQNLDHATLLNQLAACVTDP; encoded by the coding sequence ATGACAACAACCCTCTCTCATTCCTCTCCAAAAATGCAGGCTGAAAAACACGGTCTGCCTGTCACCATCATCACGGGTTTTCTGGGGAGTGGCAAAACAACCCTCCTAAACCATATTCTCACGAACCAAGAAGGCCTCAAAACCGCTGTACTGGTCAATGAATTTGGCGAGATTGGCATTGATAACCAGCTATTGGTGTCCCAAGATGAGGGCATGGTGGAGCTCAGCAACGGCTGTATCTGCTGCACTATCAACAACGACTTGATCAATGCCGTCTATCGGGTGCTTGAGCGGCCCGATAAGGTGGACTATTTGGTGGTGGAAACAACGGGATTGGCGGATCCGTTGCCGGTGGCGCTAACATTTCTGGGGACCGATCTACGGGATCTCACCCGCTTGGACTCGATTATTACCGTGGTGGATGCGGAGAACTTTAGTCTGGATCTTTTCAATAGCAGCGCTGCCCAAAGCCAAATTGCCTACGGTGACATTATTCTCCTCAACAAAGCCGACCTAGTCACCGAGGAACGCTTGCAGGAGCTAGAACGGCGCATTCACGAGATGCGGGAGGGGGCACGGATCATTCGCACGGTGAAGGCACAGGTACCGCTGCCCTTGATTTTGAGTGTGGGATTGTTTCAGAGCGATCGCTACTTTGATCCGGAACACGAACACTCTGAGCACGACCACGATCATGAGCACGATCATGGGTGTGATGACCATTGCGATTCTGATCATCATCACCACCATCATCACTCTAATCACCTTGAGGAGGATGGCTTTACCTCCGTGTCTTTCCAGAGCGATCGCCCCTTTGAACTGCGAAAATTCCAGTATTTTCTTGACCACCAACTACCCCAATCCGTCTTTCGCGCCAAGGGCATCCTTTGGTTTAAGGAAAGTCCCCGCCGCCACGTCTTTCACCTCAGTGGTAAGCGCTTTAGTCTCGATGATGAGGAATGGAAGGGCGATCGCAAAAATCAACTGGTTCTCATTGGCCAGAACTTAGATCATGCAACCCTACTGAACCAGTTGGCCGCCTGTGTCACTGATCCATAA
- a CDS encoding DUF2256 domain-containing protein: MAKQRRKADFPSKVCIVCGRPFQWRKKWADCWQEVKYCSDRCRRRRSQAQS, from the coding sequence ATGGCCAAGCAACGTCGCAAAGCGGACTTTCCCAGCAAAGTTTGTATCGTCTGTGGCCGTCCTTTCCAGTGGCGCAAAAAGTGGGCCGATTGCTGGCAGGAGGTGAAGTACTGTTCTGATCGCTGCCGGCGGCGCCGTTCCCAAGCCCAATCCTAA
- a CDS encoding SaoD/DsrE family protein — protein MKVAYIFATNMASTFKLATMVLPQLERGDHGAQVVGMMFFDDNLFCLRLGDPVGERLAPIAKEQGILLMACDQCAVRRGLAEGTFDECGTGSVKAKGMVEGVVCGCFPQFYAALAERGVDQVITL, from the coding sequence ATGAAAGTTGCCTATATTTTTGCCACTAACATGGCCAGCACCTTTAAGCTGGCAACGATGGTGCTGCCCCAGCTTGAACGCGGGGATCACGGTGCCCAAGTGGTGGGCATGATGTTTTTTGACGATAATCTATTTTGCTTGCGTCTAGGAGATCCAGTGGGTGAGCGCTTAGCTCCCATCGCTAAGGAACAGGGGATTTTACTCATGGCCTGCGACCAGTGCGCAGTGCGCCGTGGTTTAGCGGAAGGGACATTTGATGAATGCGGTACAGGCTCAGTGAAGGCCAAAGGGATGGTTGAAGGGGTTGTCTGTGGCTGCTTTCCTCAGTTTTATGCCGCCCTTGCCGAAAGGGGGGTCGATCAAGTGATTACCCTTTAG
- a CDS encoding geranylgeranyl reductase family protein has protein sequence MYDCIVVGSGPAGGSAAYHLARRQRSVLVLEKAALPRQKPCTGGISPVIGQWFDVDFQPAIADTTRTVRYSWKFKDAVEAELSIPEPIWIVERTVFDHYLLQQAQQKGAVVADQTEVTGITFQKDHWQVHTATTTYGGRYLIAADGANSQMARWLGFKPKVGRTAAVMTVPNPRGDRAAHFEFGLVKNGYLWSFPKGDQRTVGVAVVRGSDRPNWEPILQQYCAVHQLQLADCPIQYHPLCIWEGQQPLHTHHALLAGEAAGLVDPFSAEGVRPALYSGMRAAEAIDAALGGEVDALATYSKTLQEEWGTDLAWAQRLAGLFHRMPGVGYRLAMKRPSATQRLGQVLCGELRYRDIAGRAIQRLSSSLIPGR, from the coding sequence ATCTACGACTGTATTGTGGTGGGGAGTGGTCCGGCAGGGGGATCAGCAGCTTATCATCTTGCGCGGCGCCAGCGTTCGGTTTTAGTTCTTGAAAAAGCTGCTCTCCCTCGCCAAAAACCCTGCACAGGGGGCATCTCACCGGTGATTGGCCAATGGTTTGACGTTGATTTTCAGCCTGCCATTGCCGATACCACCCGCACTGTGCGCTACAGTTGGAAGTTCAAGGATGCCGTTGAAGCCGAGTTGAGCATTCCCGAACCCATCTGGATTGTTGAGCGTACAGTGTTTGATCACTACCTGTTGCAGCAGGCGCAACAAAAGGGTGCAGTGGTGGCAGATCAGACAGAGGTTACAGGGATTACGTTCCAAAAGGATCACTGGCAAGTCCATACAGCAACCACCACCTATGGGGGGCGGTATCTGATTGCGGCTGATGGTGCCAATAGTCAAATGGCTCGGTGGCTAGGGTTTAAGCCCAAAGTTGGGCGCACTGCGGCAGTGATGACCGTCCCTAACCCCAGGGGCGATCGCGCAGCCCATTTTGAATTTGGCCTTGTTAAAAACGGCTACCTCTGGAGTTTTCCTAAGGGAGATCAGCGAACAGTGGGTGTTGCCGTTGTGCGGGGGAGCGATCGCCCCAACTGGGAACCAATTTTGCAACAGTACTGTGCGGTCCATCAGCTACAGCTTGCGGATTGTCCGATTCAATACCATCCCCTCTGTATCTGGGAAGGTCAGCAGCCCCTGCATACCCATCATGCCCTCCTTGCCGGTGAAGCCGCTGGTTTAGTGGATCCCTTTTCTGCCGAGGGAGTTCGTCCCGCCCTCTACAGTGGTATGCGTGCCGCTGAAGCCATTGATGCAGCTCTTGGGGGAGAAGTGGATGCCTTGGCCACCTACAGCAAAACCTTGCAAGAGGAATGGGGGACAGACTTGGCGTGGGCACAACGCCTTGCCGGCCTCTTCCATCGGATGCCGGGGGTCGGCTATCGCTTGGCGATGAAACGTCCCTCCGCTACCCAGCGGCTGGGTCAAGTTCTCTGTGGTGAATTGCGCTATCGCGATATTGCTGGCCGGGCTATCCAACGGCTGAGCAGTTCCCTGATTCCCGGTCGCTAG
- a CDS encoding CHASE2 domain-containing protein, with protein sequence MVACKAMLPLLSHFRRTFADLGLIVVVSTLASTVVIGIRQMGWLQPLELGAYDRLMQWRPMPGPDPRLLVVAVTEADIQRYRSLSLPDQVYAQALQKLLKHQPRAIGLDIYRDFPMPPGHEELNRLWLSSDRLFAVTKLGNATHPTIRPPAALSADQVGFNDVTVDAGGIIRRSLLFLPDDQGNTLYSFSLRLALRYLADEGIEPRGSDADPYVMQLGQSIFTPLQPNDGGYVGADTAGYQVMLNYRGDERAVTWVPLEDVLTERVAPELIRDRVVLIGNIAESGKDFFYTPFSSGLRDNQRMAGVFIHAQMVGQFIDAGLGDRAVIWFWPDSVETVWIVLWALLGGILAWRVRHPLALGTAVAAALLLLLLVCYGLFLKLGWVPLVPPALTLLLSSGGVVTYTAQQAQQQRQMVMRLLGQSISPEIAAALWERRDQLLKDGKLPGQRLIATLLFTDLKGFSTISERMEPEELFNWLNAYLEKVADVVQSYHGVINKFTGDGIMAVFGVPIKRTSREGIAIDARNAVDCALALGQLLEELNREWAAQGLPQVMMRAGIYTGPIVVGSLGSKNRLEYGVIGDSVNTASRLESVDKHRQPSPCRILVAQETLAYLGDRYEVEAWGPLELKGKERKIQVFRILGIRQGLAIAPNQPTAIELEI encoded by the coding sequence TTGGTTGCCTGCAAAGCTATGCTGCCCCTATTGTCCCACTTTCGCCGCACCTTTGCTGATCTCGGTCTGATTGTCGTGGTCAGTACCCTGGCCAGCACGGTTGTGATTGGGATTCGTCAAATGGGTTGGCTACAACCGCTGGAGCTGGGTGCCTACGATCGCCTGATGCAATGGCGCCCCATGCCCGGCCCCGATCCGCGACTATTGGTGGTGGCAGTCACCGAAGCCGATATTCAACGTTACCGCTCCCTATCGTTACCGGATCAGGTCTATGCTCAAGCCTTACAAAAACTCCTCAAACATCAACCCCGTGCCATTGGTTTGGATATTTACCGCGATTTTCCCATGCCGCCGGGGCATGAGGAGCTCAACCGCCTTTGGCTCAGTTCCGATCGCCTCTTTGCTGTAACCAAACTGGGAAATGCTACCCACCCAACCATTCGCCCGCCGGCTGCCCTCAGTGCCGATCAGGTGGGATTTAATGATGTTACGGTTGATGCCGGTGGCATTATCCGTCGCAGTTTGTTGTTTTTGCCCGACGACCAGGGGAATACGCTCTACTCCTTCTCATTGCGGCTGGCGCTGCGGTATCTAGCGGATGAGGGGATTGAGCCCCGCGGCAGTGATGCGGATCCTTATGTGATGCAGTTGGGGCAGAGCATTTTCACACCCCTGCAACCCAATGATGGCGGCTATGTGGGGGCGGATACGGCGGGGTATCAGGTGATGCTGAACTACCGCGGTGACGAGCGGGCGGTGACATGGGTGCCCCTTGAGGATGTGCTGACGGAACGAGTGGCACCAGAATTGATTCGCGATCGCGTGGTTCTCATTGGCAACATTGCCGAAAGTGGCAAAGATTTTTTCTATACTCCCTTTAGTTCCGGCCTGCGGGACAATCAGCGCATGGCGGGGGTATTTATCCATGCCCAAATGGTGGGGCAATTCATTGATGCGGGTTTGGGCGATCGCGCCGTCATTTGGTTTTGGCCCGACAGTGTCGAGACTGTTTGGATTGTGCTTTGGGCATTGCTGGGTGGCATCCTTGCTTGGCGAGTGCGCCATCCTCTAGCCTTAGGGACCGCAGTGGCAGCGGCTCTACTGCTTCTTTTACTCGTCTGTTATGGCCTATTTCTTAAGTTGGGCTGGGTTCCCCTTGTGCCGCCGGCATTGACACTGCTGCTTAGCAGTGGGGGAGTTGTTACCTACACCGCCCAACAGGCTCAACAACAACGGCAAATGGTGATGCGCCTCCTTGGCCAAAGTATCTCCCCCGAAATTGCCGCTGCCCTATGGGAACGGCGTGATCAACTCCTCAAGGACGGCAAGTTGCCTGGCCAACGTCTGATTGCCACGCTCCTTTTTACCGACTTGAAGGGCTTCAGTACCATTTCTGAAAGAATGGAGCCGGAGGAGCTTTTTAACTGGCTGAATGCCTATCTGGAAAAAGTCGCAGATGTGGTGCAAAGCTACCACGGCGTGATTAATAAGTTCACTGGTGATGGCATTATGGCGGTGTTTGGCGTGCCCATTAAACGGACAAGCCGCGAAGGAATTGCCATTGATGCCCGCAATGCTGTGGATTGTGCCTTGGCCTTGGGACAACTGCTAGAGGAACTGAACCGCGAATGGGCTGCCCAAGGGCTACCGCAGGTGATGATGCGGGCGGGAATTTATACCGGTCCGATTGTTGTTGGCAGTCTCGGTAGTAAAAATCGCCTAGAGTACGGTGTTATTGGCGACAGTGTGAATACGGCCTCGCGTCTTGAAAGTGTGGATAAGCACCGCCAGCCTAGCCCGTGTCGGATTTTAGTGGCTCAAGAAACGCTGGCGTACCTCGGCGATCGCTACGAGGTCGAGGCATGGGGACCTTTGGAACTGAAGGGGAAAGAGCGCAAAATTCAGGTCTTTCGCATTCTCGGTATCCGTCAAGGGCTGGCGATCGCCCCCAACCAACCCACGGCAATTGAACTGGAGATCTAG
- the typA gene encoding translational GTPase TypA: MSLPIRNVAIIAHVDHGKTTLVDALLRQSGAFREGEDIPECVMDSNDLERERGITILAKNTAVRYKDLTINIVDTPGHADFGGEVERVLGMVEGCLLIVDANEGPMPQTRFVLKKALEKGLRPIVVVNKIDRPQAEPYKAIDKVLDLFIELGADDDQCEFPYLFASGLAGYAKTNLDEEGKDMQPLFEAIVRHIPPPVGNPNAPLQLQVTTLDYSEYLGRIVIGKIHNGTIQVGQQAALVKDNGQIVKAKITKLLGFEGLKRIELDTASAGNIVAIAGFSDANIGETVTDPNNPQALPLIKVDEPTLQMTFAVNDSPFAGQEGTFVTSRQLRDRLFRELETNVALRVEETDSPDRFAVSGRGELHLGILIETMRREGYEFQVSQPQVIYREVNGQPCEPYECLVLDVPDEAVGGCIERLGQRRGEMQDMQVGGNGRTQLEFVIPARGLIGFRGEFMRLTRGEGIMNHSFLDYRPLAGEISTRRNGVLIAFEEGTATFYALKNAEDRGVFFITPGTKVYKGMIVGEHNRPQDLEINVCKAKQLTNFRSSTGDELVQLQAPVEMSLERALEYIGPDELVEVTPQSIRLRKMSKKLARR, from the coding sequence ATGAGTCTGCCGATTCGTAATGTTGCCATTATCGCCCACGTTGACCACGGCAAAACCACGCTGGTGGATGCCCTGCTGCGCCAGTCGGGTGCCTTTCGCGAAGGGGAAGACATTCCTGAGTGCGTCATGGACTCCAATGATCTGGAGCGCGAGCGGGGCATTACGATTCTGGCCAAAAATACTGCGGTTCGCTACAAAGACTTGACGATTAACATTGTCGATACCCCCGGCCACGCCGATTTTGGTGGTGAAGTAGAGCGTGTTCTCGGCATGGTGGAAGGTTGCTTGCTGATTGTGGATGCCAACGAAGGGCCGATGCCCCAAACGCGGTTTGTTCTAAAAAAAGCCCTTGAGAAAGGTCTGCGACCCATTGTGGTTGTCAATAAAATTGACCGGCCCCAGGCGGAACCCTACAAAGCCATCGATAAGGTGTTGGACCTCTTCATTGAGCTGGGGGCAGATGACGATCAGTGTGAGTTTCCTTATCTTTTTGCTTCGGGCTTGGCGGGCTATGCAAAAACCAATCTAGATGAAGAAGGCAAGGATATGCAGCCCCTCTTTGAAGCCATTGTCCGCCATATTCCACCGCCAGTGGGCAATCCCAATGCGCCGCTGCAACTTCAGGTGACAACCTTGGATTATTCGGAGTACCTAGGGCGGATTGTGATTGGCAAGATTCACAATGGCACGATCCAAGTGGGGCAGCAGGCAGCCTTAGTCAAGGATAATGGCCAAATTGTCAAGGCAAAGATTACCAAACTCTTGGGCTTTGAGGGCCTCAAGCGAATTGAATTAGACACGGCCAGTGCGGGCAATATTGTGGCGATCGCCGGCTTTAGTGATGCCAACATTGGCGAAACCGTTACCGACCCCAACAACCCCCAAGCCCTACCCCTAATCAAGGTGGATGAACCGACCCTGCAAATGACCTTTGCAGTCAACGACTCCCCCTTTGCCGGTCAGGAGGGAACCTTTGTGACCTCGCGGCAGTTGCGCGATCGCCTCTTTCGGGAGTTGGAAACCAATGTGGCCCTGCGGGTTGAAGAAACGGACTCCCCCGATCGCTTTGCCGTTTCGGGTCGGGGTGAATTGCACCTTGGCATTCTCATTGAAACGATGCGCCGCGAAGGCTACGAATTCCAGGTCTCCCAGCCACAGGTGATCTACCGTGAGGTCAATGGCCAGCCCTGTGAACCCTACGAATGCTTGGTCCTCGACGTTCCCGATGAAGCCGTTGGCGGCTGTATTGAGCGCCTAGGCCAGCGCCGCGGTGAAATGCAGGATATGCAGGTAGGAGGCAATGGCCGCACTCAACTGGAGTTTGTGATTCCGGCTCGCGGTCTCATTGGTTTCCGGGGGGAGTTTATGCGCCTAACGCGCGGCGAAGGGATTATGAACCACAGCTTCCTGGACTATCGTCCCCTCGCCGGTGAGATCAGTACCCGGCGCAATGGTGTCTTGATTGCCTTTGAGGAGGGCACGGCCACCTTCTATGCCCTGAAAAATGCCGAAGATCGCGGTGTCTTTTTCATTACCCCCGGTACCAAAGTCTATAAGGGCATGATTGTTGGTGAGCACAACCGCCCCCAGGATTTGGAAATCAATGTCTGCAAAGCCAAACAACTCACCAACTTTCGCTCCTCAACCGGGGATGAACTGGTACAACTGCAAGCCCCCGTGGAAATGAGCCTAGAGCGGGCACTGGAGTACATTGGCCCCGATGAGTTGGTGGAGGTAACGCCCCAATCCATTCGCCTGCGGAAAATGAGCAAGAAGCTGGCACGCCGCTAA
- a CDS encoding DUF3593 domain-containing protein: MLTNTFFALSLLPYLGFLYFMTRNPNTPRLALMGFYGTLVFVAITIPAGLYAQSVYGTTLANVDGLHGGAEFFLTLANILIALGFRRALKESS; this comes from the coding sequence ATGCTCACGAATACCTTTTTTGCCCTCTCGCTGTTGCCCTATTTGGGGTTTTTGTACTTCATGACCCGCAACCCCAACACACCCCGTTTAGCCCTGATGGGCTTCTATGGGACACTGGTCTTTGTGGCCATCACGATTCCAGCGGGCCTCTATGCCCAAAGCGTCTATGGCACAACACTAGCCAATGTAGATGGGTTGCACGGGGGGGCAGAATTTTTTCTGACATTAGCGAATATCCTGATTGCGCTCGGCTTTCGCCGTGCCCTCAAGGAATCATCCTAG